GTAATATTCAACGACTTTTCTTAAAGTTAAATATGTTAATTAAACTTGTAAACAAGGAGTGTAAATATAAATTACGTACTACGCTATATAAAATCGCTTTGAAATAGAAAATAATGTATCAGTTATGGATAAGCAAAACCATAATCAAATAAACATTATTCAGGGTAACATAGCATCTCATTTACCACTTTCTATCCTCTTATAACCAGTCTATCACACAACATTTTAGTGCTTCGCACATCATGTGCGAAGCGTTAGCACCCTATGTGCGAAGCATCAACACCACACGTGCGGACCATCCATACAACGACAGAAAAGCAATGAAACTACGCTTGTTTGAATACAAAACGAAAATAACAAGCGTCCTTCTGTAAGGATAGAAATAGAATACTACCCATTACAAAAGGACACTAATATTTCGTCATTTCAACCTAATAGCGGCATCAGAAAGTGTATGCTATTAGGCTAATCAATGCAATTTATTTCACTGCGATGCACTCAATCTCAACAAGCGCACCCTTTGGCAAAGCCTTTACAGCGAATGCAGAACGTGCTGGATAAGGTTCCTTGAAGAACTCGGCATAAACTTCATTCATCGCAGCGAAGTTCTCCATATCAGAAAGGAACACTGTTGTCTTAACAACATGAGACAGGTCTACACCTGCAGAAGCCAACACGTTGCGTACATTAGTGAGCGACTGGCGAGTTTGTTCCTTCACACCACCCTCAACAAAAGCATTGGTAGCTGGGTCAATAGGAAGTGAACCAGATGCGAAAATAAAACCATTGGCTTCGATAGCCTGACTGTAAGGACCTACTGCGGCAGATGCCTTGTCTGTGTGTAATGCTTGCATATCTTTAAGTAATTTAAAGGGATTAGAGGAGCCGGAGGGTATTCAGCCTGCGCAGGATAGTCCTCACGCTCCAAAGATTGTTTTCTTTTCGAGTGTAAAAGTACTGAATTTCTTCAAAAGAAACAAACCAACACGGCTAATTTACTTAAAAACGACAAGCGTAACGGCGTATTCCATTATTTTTCCTTATCTTTGCACTACCAATTTACATATACCACATAAGTTATATGAAAGAATTAGCTCTTAAGTACGGATGCAATCCGAACCAAAAGCCTTCACGTATCTATATGGAGGAAGGCGAACTCCCAATTACAGTTCTCAGTGGTCGTCCCGGCTACATTAACTTTCTTGATGCGCTCAACAGCTGGCAACTCGTTAAAGAGTTGAAGGCCGCTACTGGTCTGCCTGCAGCTGCATCGTTCAAGCATGTCAGCCCAGCTGGTGCTGCAGTAGGTCTCCCTTTGAGTGATACACTCAAGAAGATTTACTTTGTCGATGATGTTGACTTCGAGCTTACACCGCTTGCCAGTGCTTATGCACGTGC
The Prevotella melaninogenica DNA segment above includes these coding regions:
- a CDS encoding RidA family protein, yielding MQALHTDKASAAVGPYSQAIEANGFIFASGSLPIDPATNAFVEGGVKEQTRQSLTNVRNVLASAGVDLSHVVKTTVFLSDMENFAAMNEVYAEFFKEPYPARSAFAVKALPKGALVEIECIAVK